A region of Haladaptatus caseinilyticus DNA encodes the following proteins:
- a CDS encoding Lrp/AsnC family transcriptional regulator, whose protein sequence is MNLDDIDVKILKILQADGRLALSEIARRLNMGTATIHERVNSLEEDGYIRDYRAVLDPELLGLDNVAFVRVHTEAGHFSEVAERLTEETEIQEIHEITGDADLLLKVRVGNHSELTSLLSRIGEYDAVLSTATDVALRNVKEEQRFSLSE, encoded by the coding sequence ATGAATCTCGACGATATCGACGTTAAAATCCTCAAAATCCTTCAAGCCGACGGCCGATTGGCACTCTCGGAGATCGCTCGTCGGCTCAATATGGGGACTGCCACGATCCACGAACGAGTGAATTCGCTCGAAGAAGACGGATACATTCGAGATTATCGGGCGGTGCTCGACCCCGAATTGCTTGGGTTGGATAACGTGGCGTTCGTCCGCGTTCACACCGAGGCTGGCCATTTCTCCGAGGTTGCTGAACGACTCACCGAAGAGACGGAGATTCAAGAAATACACGAAATCACCGGCGATGCCGATTTGTTGTTGAAAGTACGAGTCGGCAACCATTCCGAACTCACTAGCTTGCTAAGTCGGATTGGGGAATACGATGCGGTGCTTTCGACAGCGACCGATGTGGCGCTCCGAAACGTGAAAGAAGAACAGCGCTTCAGTCTCTCCGAATAA
- a CDS encoding ABC transporter permease, with the protein MSTETPQRTWLSRIRSRLFRNGGTILAVETLLFYLFLYIPIAVLISLSFNDSRYALVWQGFTTKWYTDLLAGQTVARVDPDAAFTALVHSVEIALVTVVVSTIFGTMLAFALDRYEFPGKRLFTGLVYMPIIIPSIVMGISLLLFFNIVGMALGLHTAVIGHIAFDISFVAIVVLARLQSFNHTLEEAAKDLGANELETLRYITLPLLKPGIVAGALLAFAMSFDDFVVTFFIIGNQNTLPIFFFSMVRQGITPGVNVVAALIIVVTMSVVAVAQWFEGPIW; encoded by the coding sequence ATGAGTACGGAAACCCCACAGCGCACCTGGCTCTCCCGTATTCGGTCGCGACTCTTCCGAAACGGTGGAACGATACTCGCGGTCGAAACGCTGCTCTTCTACCTGTTCCTCTACATCCCGATCGCGGTACTCATTTCCCTCTCGTTCAACGACTCGCGATATGCGTTGGTATGGCAGGGATTCACAACCAAATGGTATACGGATCTACTCGCGGGGCAGACAGTCGCTCGCGTCGATCCGGATGCTGCGTTCACAGCCCTCGTTCATTCGGTCGAAATCGCACTCGTCACTGTCGTCGTTAGCACCATATTTGGAACGATGCTGGCGTTTGCCCTCGATCGATACGAGTTCCCCGGGAAGCGGCTATTTACGGGTCTCGTCTACATGCCGATCATCATTCCGAGCATCGTAATGGGTATTTCACTGCTCTTATTCTTCAATATCGTCGGAATGGCGCTCGGGCTCCACACCGCAGTTATCGGACACATCGCATTCGACATCAGTTTCGTCGCGATCGTCGTGCTTGCTCGACTGCAGAGCTTTAATCACACGTTAGAAGAGGCAGCCAAGGACCTGGGAGCGAACGAGTTGGAGACGCTCCGATATATCACCTTACCGCTCCTAAAACCCGGAATCGTAGCTGGTGCGTTGCTCGCGTTCGCCATGAGCTTCGACGACTTCGTGGTCACGTTCTTTATCATCGGTAATCAGAATACCCTCCCGATTTTCTTCTTCTCGATGGTTCGCCAAGGAATCACACCTGGGGTCAACGTCGTCGCGGCGCTCATAATCGTCGTGACGATGTCCGTCGTAGCCGTCGCCCAATGGTTCGAAGGACCGATATGGTAG
- a CDS encoding aldehyde dehydrogenase family protein, producing the protein MEEYTDTLKANHESAIENATDGVTFGIVIGGETHQSAAEETFRPTDPAVGAPIADVARGRDADVDAAVAAATTAYAEGWGDMTPLKRGDAIREWTAALRDNLDELALLETLEVGKPLSAARADIETGLDFFEYYASAAVGEEGSVPPVGDDSFAYVNRESYGVTGQILPWNYPILLMGWKVGAALATGNTSVTKPAEQAPLAVIRAAQLAQGILPDGVLNVVPGFGDEAGASVASHDDIRKVSFTGSVPVGQEVMRAASDDVTPVTLELGGKNPFVVFPDADVEAAAQTAAVAGLYNNGQSCDSGTRLLVHQGIKDEFLDYYLDAVEDRTIGDPLQDANQGPLCYSTHRDKVEQYVELGEKEGATILTGGSRPDDTELDDGYYFEPTVFDDVDPEMRIAQEEVFGPVQFVLEFSTYEEAIEIANDVTYGLTAGVFTRNASRAHRAAADIAAGSIWVNQYFGTVPGTPFGGFKQSGIGRECGKEALTEYTQSKSVHLALDDPTL; encoded by the coding sequence ATGGAAGAATACACCGACACGCTCAAAGCAAATCACGAATCGGCAATCGAAAATGCAACCGACGGCGTAACGTTCGGCATCGTTATCGGCGGCGAGACCCATCAATCGGCTGCCGAAGAGACCTTTCGACCGACCGACCCTGCAGTAGGGGCACCGATCGCGGACGTCGCACGTGGTCGGGACGCAGATGTAGATGCCGCAGTGGCAGCCGCCACTACGGCGTATGCGGAAGGGTGGGGCGACATGACACCGCTGAAGCGTGGGGATGCTATCAGAGAATGGACGGCGGCGCTTCGTGACAATCTCGATGAGCTCGCACTCCTCGAAACGCTCGAGGTCGGAAAACCGCTTTCGGCCGCACGAGCGGACATCGAGACGGGGCTCGACTTCTTCGAGTACTATGCTTCAGCGGCCGTCGGAGAAGAAGGGTCAGTGCCACCTGTCGGGGATGACTCGTTTGCGTATGTCAATCGAGAATCCTATGGCGTGACCGGTCAAATCCTTCCATGGAACTACCCGATACTCTTGATGGGCTGGAAGGTCGGTGCAGCCCTCGCGACGGGGAATACGTCCGTGACAAAACCGGCAGAACAAGCACCGCTCGCAGTAATCCGCGCGGCCCAGCTCGCACAGGGCATTCTTCCCGACGGCGTGTTGAACGTCGTCCCTGGCTTCGGTGACGAAGCAGGTGCGTCCGTCGCAAGCCACGACGATATTCGAAAAGTATCGTTTACAGGCTCAGTACCGGTCGGTCAGGAAGTCATGCGGGCAGCTTCGGACGACGTCACACCAGTTACGCTGGAATTAGGTGGAAAAAACCCCTTCGTCGTGTTTCCCGACGCTGATGTGGAAGCAGCCGCACAGACAGCAGCTGTTGCGGGGCTTTACAACAATGGACAGTCGTGCGACTCAGGGACCCGTCTCCTCGTGCACCAAGGAATAAAAGACGAGTTTCTCGACTACTACCTCGACGCTGTCGAAGATCGGACGATCGGCGATCCCTTACAGGACGCGAATCAAGGACCACTCTGCTATTCGACACATCGGGATAAGGTAGAACAGTACGTCGAACTCGGCGAAAAAGAAGGAGCGACGATCCTCACCGGAGGCAGCCGTCCGGACGACACTGAACTCGACGATGGCTATTATTTCGAACCGACGGTTTTCGATGACGTGGACCCCGAGATGAGGATCGCACAGGAAGAAGTGTTTGGCCCGGTACAGTTCGTTCTGGAGTTCTCGACATACGAGGAAGCCATCGAGATAGCAAACGACGTGACCTATGGTCTCACCGCTGGCGTCTTCACACGGAACGCCTCACGTGCACATCGGGCGGCCGCGGACATCGCGGCAGGGAGCATCTGGGTAAATCAGTACTTCGGTACCGTCCCGGGAACTCCGTTCGGAGGCTTCAAACAATCCGGTATCGGGCGTGAGTGCGGGAAGGAGGCGCTCACGGAATACACACAGAGCAAGTCCGTCCACCTCGCGCTCGACGACCCCACGCTTTGA
- a CDS encoding dimethylarginine dimethylaminohydrolase family protein has translation MIEWDLSPSVRTEVGRLESVLVHEPGPEFSTVVDPDEWEWGGLPRQEGAASEHGALVAELENRGVTVYRLVDAGEGLAESLFVRDVGFALEGGLIVGKMVEGTRHGEERRMSERAVELGIPIYHMVHGPGGFEAGNMVWIDEETVAIGRSRTTNDEGIRQVRTVFETFGIDVVEVPIFGSTDSTGQTHLALVFGMVAPDLSLVYPQAIPTDFQETLHDRGIETIEVPMREQRNRATSTIVVEPGEVLIPSGNPFVRNALEEQGMDVIELDIREIRKTGGGLKGLVLPLSRTS, from the coding sequence ATGATCGAGTGGGATCTCTCGCCGTCCGTTCGAACCGAAGTCGGCCGTTTGGAGAGCGTTCTCGTTCACGAACCTGGCCCGGAATTCAGTACTGTAGTCGACCCTGACGAATGGGAATGGGGTGGGTTGCCCCGGCAGGAGGGCGCCGCAAGTGAACACGGTGCATTGGTTGCTGAACTCGAAAATCGAGGCGTAACGGTATATCGTCTCGTCGACGCCGGTGAGGGATTGGCAGAATCGCTTTTCGTTCGTGACGTCGGCTTCGCACTCGAGGGTGGGTTGATCGTCGGTAAAATGGTCGAGGGAACCCGCCATGGTGAGGAGCGCCGGATGTCCGAACGGGCAGTCGAATTGGGGATTCCAATCTATCATATGGTTCATGGGCCGGGCGGGTTCGAGGCCGGAAACATGGTATGGATCGACGAGGAGACGGTCGCTATCGGACGGTCGAGAACGACAAACGACGAAGGAATTCGCCAGGTCAGGACCGTCTTCGAAACGTTCGGGATCGATGTCGTCGAGGTTCCCATCTTCGGTAGCACGGACAGTACTGGACAAACGCATCTCGCCCTCGTGTTTGGAATGGTCGCCCCGGACCTTTCGCTCGTCTACCCGCAGGCGATCCCGACCGACTTCCAGGAAACGCTACACGACCGAGGAATCGAGACGATCGAGGTACCGATGCGGGAACAGCGTAATCGAGCCACGAGCACCATCGTCGTCGAACCTGGTGAGGTGTTGATACCGTCCGGGAATCCGTTCGTTCGGAACGCGCTCGAAGAGCAAGGAATGGACGTTATCGAGCTCGATATCCGTGAAATTCGAAAAACAGGTGGGGGGTTGAAAGGGTTGGTACTCCCACTTTCTCGCACCTCGTGA
- a CDS encoding polyamine ABC transporter substrate-binding protein, giving the protein MDKHSNSREDRRRFLKTTGTLATVGVTGLAGCMGGNDQSGQTSTTPSDGTAAGSDNPRKKYGLKELDYEVEDRLNIFQWGDYWPDGTVQDFEKAYGVTVNVSNYASNEEMFNKLKAGGTSQYDLIFPSDYMINVLVNQGMIQKLDMQKIPNYSNLDKKFTDTPYDPNPGTYSAPYQWGTSGIGYNKQMLGGDVDINSWDAMWNPKWKGQMTMLNDMRETMGAALKRLGYSLNTKDEKKINEAKETLINQKKLLKTYDSSNFTTNLINKQASPVHGWSGGVFQAYWETYKNGSSPIGYTVPDEGGVIWVDNGAITKEAKHPNAASAFINYYLNAKIGARITNYTYYGSPNKAAEEYINKDILNNKSIYPDSKTMKKLEYIRNIGQATLMYNEAWTEIKNA; this is encoded by the coding sequence ATGGACAAGCATAGTAACTCTCGGGAGGATAGGCGGCGATTTCTGAAAACGACGGGAACACTGGCGACGGTTGGAGTCACCGGCCTTGCCGGATGTATGGGTGGAAACGACCAGTCCGGTCAAACGAGCACGACACCGTCTGACGGAACCGCCGCTGGAAGCGATAATCCTCGAAAGAAGTACGGACTGAAGGAACTCGATTATGAAGTCGAGGACCGACTAAACATCTTCCAATGGGGAGATTATTGGCCCGATGGCACCGTTCAGGATTTCGAGAAGGCGTATGGTGTGACGGTCAATGTCTCGAACTATGCCTCCAACGAGGAGATGTTCAATAAACTCAAAGCCGGAGGAACCAGTCAGTACGATCTCATCTTCCCGAGTGACTACATGATCAACGTCCTCGTCAACCAGGGGATGATACAGAAGTTGGACATGCAGAAGATCCCCAACTATAGCAACCTCGATAAGAAATTCACGGACACGCCGTACGACCCAAATCCAGGAACCTATTCTGCACCGTATCAGTGGGGAACGTCCGGTATCGGGTACAATAAACAGATGCTCGGTGGTGACGTGGACATCAACTCCTGGGATGCCATGTGGAATCCCAAGTGGAAGGGCCAGATGACGATGCTCAACGATATGCGCGAGACAATGGGCGCTGCCCTGAAACGGCTTGGCTACTCGTTGAACACGAAAGACGAGAAGAAAATCAACGAGGCAAAAGAGACGCTGATCAATCAGAAGAAACTGCTAAAGACGTACGATTCGTCGAACTTCACGACCAACCTGATCAACAAGCAGGCGAGTCCGGTGCACGGATGGTCAGGTGGGGTATTTCAGGCGTATTGGGAGACGTACAAGAATGGGTCGTCGCCTATCGGATACACCGTCCCGGACGAAGGAGGAGTCATCTGGGTCGACAACGGAGCGATTACCAAAGAAGCGAAACATCCGAACGCAGCATCCGCGTTCATCAATTACTACCTCAACGCAAAGATCGGCGCACGCATCACGAACTACACTTACTATGGAAGTCCGAACAAGGCGGCAGAGGAGTACATCAACAAAGACATCCTGAATAACAAGAGCATCTATCCCGACTCGAAAACGATGAAAAAGCTCGAATACATTCGAAATATCGGTCAGGCGACGTTGATGTACAACGAGGCTTGGACCGAAATCAAGAACGCATAG
- a CDS encoding ABC transporter permease — protein MAGETPTREQEVETQSGLLRQLRGNRWTGLAVNILPSMFWLITFFLIPLAVMFYYSFGQRGAFGEVLIGPEYLGLQQYSLFFIPDGASIVDTVWYTIAWVINSILPFTIHLAAGEPTPYVQLTLKSIGFGVVATVLSFVIGYPVAYYVGRLAPEEYQDLLLVLIILPFWASFLVRIYAIQILLSGNSVLTNALGLLPFVTPGQSLMNSRLAVMVGLVYIWIPFMILPVYASLEEIDFTLREAAMDLGANRFQAFRRVVFPLSMPGVIAGSLLVFIPSTGAYVIPDLLGGTDSQMIGNFIAEQFGAAGNWPLGAAGSFTLMGIMLVAIAVYQRYGSADLV, from the coding sequence ATGGCAGGTGAAACACCAACACGGGAACAAGAGGTCGAGACGCAGTCGGGACTTCTCCGCCAGTTGCGTGGGAATCGCTGGACTGGGCTGGCCGTGAACATACTCCCGAGCATGTTCTGGCTGATCACGTTCTTCCTCATTCCGCTGGCCGTGATGTTCTACTATAGCTTCGGTCAACGGGGGGCGTTCGGTGAGGTTCTCATCGGACCGGAGTATCTCGGGCTGCAACAGTACAGCCTGTTCTTCATCCCCGACGGCGCTTCCATCGTGGATACCGTTTGGTATACCATCGCGTGGGTGATCAACTCGATTCTCCCGTTTACTATCCATCTCGCAGCGGGAGAACCGACACCGTATGTGCAACTGACGTTGAAGAGTATCGGCTTTGGAGTCGTCGCAACTGTACTCTCGTTCGTCATCGGATATCCCGTTGCCTACTATGTCGGTCGGTTAGCACCCGAAGAGTATCAGGACCTGTTGTTGGTGTTGATTATCCTCCCCTTTTGGGCGTCGTTCCTCGTTCGAATTTATGCGATTCAAATACTGTTATCGGGCAATAGTGTTCTGACGAACGCATTAGGGCTCCTTCCCTTCGTTACCCCCGGACAGTCGCTAATGAACTCACGGCTTGCGGTCATGGTAGGATTAGTGTACATCTGGATCCCGTTTATGATCCTGCCCGTGTACGCAAGTCTCGAAGAGATCGATTTTACCCTTCGGGAGGCAGCGATGGATCTTGGGGCAAATCGGTTCCAAGCGTTTCGGCGGGTCGTCTTTCCGTTATCCATGCCGGGTGTGATCGCCGGGAGCTTGTTGGTGTTCATTCCAAGTACGGGGGCATACGTCATCCCGGACCTACTCGGCGGGACGGATAGCCAAATGATCGGGAACTTCATCGCGGAACAGTTCGGCGCGGCCGGTAACTGGCCACTCGGAGCCGCCGGGTCGTTCACGTTGATGGGGATCATGCTAGTTGCGATAGCGGTATACCAGCGGTACGGGAGCGCTGATCTCGTATGA
- a CDS encoding ABC transporter ATP-binding protein, translating into MTEYDVRLDGISKRFDDVVAVDDVSLDIESGKFLTLLGPSGCGKTTLLRCIDGFETPTAGDVYIRGQRVNDIPPFERDTSMVFQSYALFPHMTVGENVAFGLEMQGVPSNDTRKTDGGATSNSSLGASFKRLLKRTGSEEIDARVAEALELVELPNYQGRKISELSGGQQQRVALARALVTEPTVLLLDEPLGALDLKLRKNMQVELKNLQEELDTTFVYVTHDQEEALTMSDEIAVMNDGRLEQLGSATEIYEEPKTEFVADFIGETNLIRGSYGETADGAVVERNGISFRVPRNPDAEGDVSFAVRPEKIRLGDDARGLGNSFEGKVIEEIYKGNLGKFVVELSNGQELTVDMQITDRSEYLSPRQSVTVGWSADNAVVLTR; encoded by the coding sequence ATGACGGAGTACGATGTCCGCCTCGACGGGATCAGCAAGCGATTCGATGACGTCGTCGCAGTCGACGACGTGAGCCTCGACATCGAATCCGGGAAGTTTCTCACCCTCCTCGGACCGTCGGGATGTGGAAAGACGACGTTGTTACGGTGTATCGATGGATTCGAGACCCCCACGGCGGGTGACGTGTATATTCGCGGGCAGCGCGTCAATGACATCCCGCCATTCGAACGCGACACGAGTATGGTGTTCCAATCGTACGCCTTATTCCCGCACATGACGGTGGGGGAGAACGTCGCGTTCGGACTCGAAATGCAAGGAGTACCGTCGAACGATACTCGAAAGACGGACGGTGGGGCGACATCGAATAGCAGTCTCGGCGCGTCTTTCAAGCGACTTCTCAAACGGACCGGAAGCGAAGAGATCGACGCGCGGGTTGCAGAAGCACTCGAATTGGTGGAACTTCCTAACTATCAGGGTCGGAAGATAAGCGAACTGTCCGGCGGACAGCAACAGCGTGTTGCCCTCGCTCGTGCATTGGTCACCGAACCGACGGTCCTGTTGCTCGATGAGCCACTCGGTGCGCTCGACCTGAAACTCCGGAAAAACATGCAAGTCGAGTTGAAAAACCTCCAGGAAGAGTTGGACACGACGTTCGTCTATGTGACACACGATCAGGAGGAAGCACTGACGATGAGCGATGAAATCGCGGTGATGAACGATGGCCGTCTCGAACAGTTAGGGTCTGCGACGGAGATATACGAGGAACCGAAAACGGAGTTCGTCGCGGACTTCATCGGCGAAACAAACCTCATCAGGGGTTCCTATGGAGAGACCGCCGATGGTGCAGTTGTCGAACGGAACGGCATTTCGTTCAGGGTGCCGCGAAACCCCGACGCCGAAGGTGACGTTTCGTTCGCGGTTCGGCCGGAGAAGATCCGTCTCGGTGATGATGCTCGTGGACTGGGCAACTCCTTCGAAGGGAAAGTGATCGAAGAGATCTACAAAGGTAACCTCGGAAAATTCGTCGTCGAGCTTTCGAACGGTCAGGAGTTGACCGTGGACATGCAGATAACCGACCGCAGTGAGTATCTCTCACCCCGTCAATCCGTGACGGTCGGGTGGTCGGCGGACAACGCCGTCGTGCTGACGCGGTAA
- a CDS encoding NAD(P)/FAD-dependent oxidoreductase, whose amino-acid sequence MTDDSYDVIVIGGGIIGCAIARDLASDYDVAVLERGQIAGEASALAAGEITMAPSYSDIPAISDHAIEFFRRYDGTGQFTFTECPSLELISPVREGESRRRVERLAAKGVNVSFVESERIETTYPRFDLPDFVGAIKYDDTGFVDPYTFAMTLKEDAESRGATFETGTMVTGLRTSGGRVQGVETTSGTCSAPTVVVAAGWRSERFLRDRLQLPIRPYRTQCVVLTPENDLRTDVPMGWIPGEHIYFRPERNGDLLVGGWSFAEDAPEHASTSDDEAFRNHVATLLPKFMHGFERARFVNGWAGIDGATPDTRPIIDAPNDGPAGLLVATGFHGRGVMSAPVAATTVRTLMTGGECPFPTGTFDLDRFESRSPDFEFRSISAGD is encoded by the coding sequence ATGACGGACGATTCCTACGACGTCATCGTTATCGGTGGCGGTATCATCGGTTGTGCTATCGCTCGTGACTTGGCCAGTGATTACGATGTGGCCGTTCTGGAGCGAGGACAGATAGCCGGGGAAGCATCGGCGCTCGCCGCAGGTGAGATTACGATGGCACCATCGTATTCCGATATTCCCGCCATCTCCGATCACGCTATCGAATTTTTCCGACGATACGACGGAACTGGACAGTTTACGTTCACCGAGTGTCCCAGTCTCGAACTCATTTCTCCCGTTCGTGAAGGCGAGTCTCGAAGACGCGTGGAACGCCTTGCAGCAAAGGGTGTCAACGTCTCGTTCGTCGAATCCGAGCGGATCGAAACGACGTATCCTCGGTTCGATCTGCCCGACTTCGTCGGCGCAATCAAGTACGACGACACCGGCTTCGTCGATCCCTATACGTTCGCGATGACGCTTAAAGAGGACGCGGAGTCGAGGGGAGCGACGTTCGAGACTGGGACCATGGTAACAGGTCTCCGAACCAGCGGTGGACGGGTGCAGGGTGTCGAAACAACCTCGGGTACCTGTTCTGCCCCAACCGTTGTCGTCGCTGCTGGCTGGCGAAGTGAGCGCTTTCTCCGCGACCGTCTCCAACTTCCCATCAGACCGTATCGAACGCAGTGTGTCGTGCTTACACCCGAAAACGATTTGCGGACGGATGTTCCGATGGGATGGATCCCGGGTGAACACATCTACTTCCGTCCGGAGCGCAACGGAGATTTACTCGTCGGCGGTTGGTCGTTTGCCGAAGACGCTCCCGAGCACGCAAGCACCAGTGACGATGAGGCGTTCCGAAATCACGTCGCCACCCTCCTCCCGAAATTCATGCACGGGTTCGAACGTGCTCGGTTCGTCAATGGCTGGGCAGGGATCGATGGAGCAACACCCGATACAAGGCCGATAATCGATGCACCGAATGATGGTCCCGCCGGGCTATTGGTCGCAACCGGATTCCATGGTCGAGGTGTGATGAGTGCGCCCGTTGCGGCGACGACCGTTCGAACGCTCATGACGGGTGGTGAATGTCCGTTCCCAACCGGCACATTCGATCTCGATCGATTCGAATCCCGGTCGCCCGATTTCGAGTTCCGGAGTATCAGTGCAGGAGATTGA
- a CDS encoding aspartate aminotransferase family protein, which produces MSLDDKGQEDDHTERFRKKTTSSERFHERASNVTPLGVESNVRSFDPYPFYVEEADGSYLYDIDGNEYLDFLLALGPIILGHGNPEVRDAVKEQVDTSDLTATPQPIAIEYMEKVAEMTPSIEKVRLANSGSEATMHAMRVARSYTGKDKIAKPEGGYAGAHDYALQSVYASEEALGPADAPNTVSYGTGIPDVISDTVVVFPFNDKDATERILREQADDLAAIIIEPVMFSCGCLLPRDGYHEFLRDLTEELGIVLIWDEVMTGFRLGPQSAQGRFDITPDMTTFAKAAGGGYQIAGFGGKSEIMDEIIPPRKKEASKWNTSTFHGGTYNGHPVSAAAGLKTLEILDERDVYEHIDRLGDRLFSGLQEVADDVGLDANVQHIGSMGQVYMTDHDIHRYRDTWHANEDQFADWWLEAAASGVLFGNPMQGERFFTTYSHTEEQVDHALEVAEEAFRAVDHEYE; this is translated from the coding sequence ATGAGTCTTGATGACAAAGGACAAGAAGACGACCACACTGAGCGCTTCCGGAAGAAGACCACCTCAAGCGAACGATTTCATGAACGAGCGTCCAACGTGACGCCTCTCGGGGTAGAGTCGAACGTTCGTTCATTTGACCCATATCCGTTTTACGTGGAGGAAGCTGACGGGTCGTACTTGTACGACATCGACGGGAACGAATACCTCGACTTTCTCCTCGCGCTTGGCCCGATCATCCTGGGCCACGGCAATCCCGAAGTACGGGACGCAGTCAAAGAACAGGTCGATACGAGCGACTTAACTGCCACTCCACAACCGATCGCGATCGAATACATGGAGAAGGTCGCGGAGATGACTCCCAGCATCGAAAAAGTCCGACTCGCAAACAGCGGGAGTGAAGCGACCATGCACGCGATGCGGGTCGCGCGTTCGTACACGGGCAAGGACAAAATCGCCAAACCTGAAGGTGGGTACGCCGGGGCACACGATTATGCGCTTCAAAGCGTCTATGCCAGTGAAGAAGCACTGGGACCAGCCGACGCTCCGAACACTGTTTCGTATGGAACCGGCATTCCTGATGTCATTAGCGATACTGTCGTTGTGTTTCCGTTCAACGACAAGGATGCGACCGAGCGAATACTCCGTGAACAAGCCGACGACCTCGCGGCGATTATCATCGAACCAGTGATGTTCTCCTGTGGTTGTTTACTGCCGCGTGATGGCTATCATGAATTCCTTCGTGACCTTACCGAAGAACTGGGAATCGTCCTAATCTGGGACGAAGTCATGACCGGCTTCCGACTCGGTCCACAAAGTGCGCAAGGACGGTTCGACATTACACCCGATATGACTACATTTGCCAAAGCCGCCGGTGGCGGCTACCAGATCGCTGGGTTCGGGGGAAAATCCGAAATCATGGACGAGATCATCCCTCCCCGAAAGAAGGAAGCATCAAAGTGGAACACCTCGACGTTCCACGGTGGGACCTACAACGGACATCCGGTTTCAGCCGCAGCCGGCCTCAAAACGCTCGAAATCCTCGACGAACGCGACGTGTATGAACACATCGACCGCCTCGGCGACCGTCTGTTCTCCGGGCTCCAAGAAGTTGCCGACGACGTCGGTCTCGATGCTAACGTCCAACACATCGGCTCGATGGGGCAGGTGTATATGACCGACCACGACATCCATCGGTATCGGGATACCTGGCACGCCAACGAGGACCAGTTTGCCGATTGGTGGCTCGAAGCAGCGGCCAGTGGTGTCCTCTTCGGAAACCCAATGCAGGGCGAGCGTTTTTTCACTACCTATTCTCACACGGAAGAGCAAGTCGACCACGCACTCGAAGTCGCGGAAGAAGCGTTTCGTGCCGTGGACCACGAGTACGAATAG
- a CDS encoding nitrilase-related carbon-nitrogen hydrolase, whose product MDSSETFDIALCQYELCDVGSFDALLERIAAGFDRAGTADLYILPELFVNDYLEEIGTDDSIATLSSEEETRFHDFLVTAADRRNAVIVGGSYNIIDGDAIHNRCPISSPDSSIVTYDKSHLIPEERTCGKREGADLPPVIEHDGIGIGVAICYDVEFPDIIRGLANRGAEVVAVPSWTAEEAGYQRVSRCSAARAVENQMYLAQVCLVGARPDAGLSATGRSTVFAPCDDIVGPHGTRLSLARDMDATGVCPVDISTLRKSRTDASVRPYTDSNR is encoded by the coding sequence ATGGACAGCAGCGAGACGTTCGACATCGCCTTGTGTCAGTACGAACTCTGCGATGTGGGGTCGTTTGATGCGCTATTGGAGCGCATTGCGGCCGGATTCGACCGTGCAGGTACCGCCGACCTCTACATCCTTCCGGAGTTGTTCGTGAACGACTATCTCGAAGAAATAGGGACAGACGATTCGATAGCGACCCTCTCTTCCGAGGAAGAAACACGGTTTCATGACTTCCTTGTCACCGCAGCAGACCGTCGCAATGCGGTGATCGTCGGTGGTTCGTACAATATCATCGATGGTGATGCGATCCATAATCGATGTCCTATTAGTTCCCCTGATTCGAGCATCGTCACCTACGATAAGTCACATCTCATCCCCGAAGAGCGCACCTGCGGGAAACGGGAAGGAGCCGACCTCCCGCCGGTTATCGAACACGATGGCATCGGTATTGGAGTCGCGATTTGCTATGACGTCGAGTTCCCGGATATCATCCGTGGCCTCGCAAATCGCGGCGCTGAGGTCGTTGCAGTTCCTTCGTGGACGGCTGAAGAGGCAGGGTATCAACGCGTCAGTCGCTGTTCGGCTGCTCGGGCAGTCGAGAATCAGATGTATCTCGCACAGGTTTGTCTCGTCGGAGCGCGACCGGATGCAGGGCTGTCAGCGACCGGACGATCGACGGTCTTCGCACCATGTGACGACATCGTTGGACCGCATGGTACACGATTGTCGTTGGCTCGCGACATGGATGCGACGGGAGTGTGCCCTGTCGATATTTCCACTCTTCGAAAATCGAGGACAGACGCCTCGGTCCGGCCATACACGGATTCGAACAGATGA